The Arcobacter sp. CECT 8986 DNA window AATAAAATAAAAGCAATCAACAAAGAAAAACTCAGCATCTTATAGATATATTTTCTATTTTTTTCATCTAATTCTTGCTTCTTTTCTTCAATCATATAATCAATTTTTTGATTATAAAAACCAGAAGCAATTGCTATATTCCATTTATCAAAACCTTTTACAAAAGAGGTTTTACTTGCAGGAAGGTTAGTTTCTGGCATAACAGTAGATACATAACTTACAAAACCTTCACCTTTTTTTGCAGTATTAATTATCTCTTTTGTAATATAAAAGCCATTTTCATCTTTTAAAGTTATTCTATTTTTACCTACATATTCATTTTTAAGATGAGATAGATAATTTCCATCATAATCTATCATAAAAACAAATTTATTTACTCCATATCTTAAATTTTGAAGTCTTGATATAAGCTTTTTCTTCACACTTTTTTCATATTCAGAGATATATTCACCAGTTGCTATATAAATACCTAAAGGCTTTACTTCTTTAAAATATACAGTTTTTTTATAAAATTTATCATCATGTCTAAAAGGTATTTTCCAATTAAATTCAATATAACCTTCACTTTTTTCTTTTACTTCTCTAATAATTTCTCTTATAAAATAAAAACCTTTATTATCTTTTGCATTAATAAAGTTTTTACCTTCAACACCTCTTTTAGGAGGATATAAAATAGCATTACCATCTAAATCATTTATAATAAAGTATCCTCTATTATTATTGAATTTTATTGTTCGTAAAGAGTCTTTTATAAGTTTTATTATCTCTTTTTTTGATTCACGCTTATAGTGTTCTTTATATATATTCATTGATATTCTATAAGCTTCATTTACTCTATCTTTAATATCTTTTTTAATAAATTCTTTTACTTTTTTATGTTCTTGGTCTAATTCATTATAAACTTTTAATACTTCACTTTTTACAAGTTGTTTTTGATTTATGATATAGTTTTTCTTTAAGTTTTTACTCTCTTTTTTAAATTCATCAATATTTGAAAAAACTATAAAAGTAGTAAAAATAAGAGATATTATTATTGTAGCGATGGGCATTACATATTTAATAATTTTTATTAACTTATTTTCTGTTGCTATTCTAGACATCAAAATCCTAATATACAAAATTGTGGATAATTATATTTTTAATTTTTTAATATAAGATTAAAAATGACAGAAAAAAATAAGTTAGTTTATTTATTTTAGTTATTTTAAAATATTAAGTCAAACATTAGCTATCTTTGTACTCTTTCCACTTAATATCAAAGCTAAGATGTTTAAAATCAAAAGCAATCTGTTTTACTTTTGAATCCTCTTTTGGAACATACCCTTCTAATATAAAACTATCATCTTTTTTTGTTAAAAAAGTCTCTATTTGAAAAGCAATATCTCTAAAAAGTGTTACTTGAAACTGTTCTTTTACTAAAGATTTTAAATCAATTCCCACTTCTAAATAGATTTTTTCTTTATTTAAAAAATAGTTCTTTTTAAAACTCTCTTCAAATATCATTCTTCTAATATTTTGATAATCTGACAAAATCTCATCTTTATCAAAGATTTTATTATAGTAGTTATATTTTGCATTTTTAATAGAAAATAAAAACTGGTCTAACTCTTTTGGCAAATCTTCATTAAATAAAATATTTGACCTAATCTTTTCACAAACTCCAAAATATCCCTTGTTTATTTGGTCTTGGAAATCTGTTTTAAAGTAGCTTGAGTAAAATTTAAACTCTACGTTTTCATTATTTTGTACAAACTTTTTAATAAATTCATAACTTTCACAAAGTTTTGTTTCGTGAAGTATTGTCTCATCAATAAAAACTATCACTTCATACAAAATCTCTTTTGGTTCATGTGCTAAAAAATTTTCATTTTTTATTCTCACAAAAAAGTCATCTTTCATATCATGAACTAATGATTCATAAAAATGAATAGTTTTTTTAACAAATTTATTTTTCTTGTCTCTTTGTCTTGCTATTGCTCTTACAATATGCTTTTGACTTTCAAGTCTTAAGATATTTATTTTAAAGTATTCAGCATCTATAAAATCATAGAAATAGATTGTTTTATTTCCATTTATTAAAGGTAAATACTCAAAAGGGAAATACTCAAAAATCAATGAGTATATTTTTAGTTTTTTATCAAAAACTTTTTTAAGTATTTTATTTATGATAAATTTAGTTATCAAGCTCCAAGAAGCTATGATAACTAGCAAGATTAGAAATATTGCACTAAAAATAAATCCCATGTTTTATTTGACCTTATTATCCCATTGGATATAAAATATCTTTTTGTATCTCTTCTATTTTACTAAATAATTCTTTAGATATTTCAAAATTTGATGCTTTTAAAGACTCATCTAGTTGTTCAAGCTTTCTTGCTCCAATAATTGTAGAAGCAACAAAATCAAAATGTTTAGAATATGCAACAGCTAAAGTCACAGGAGAAATCCCATACTCTTTTGCAAGTTGTACATATCTTTTTGTAGCTTCAACTGTTTTATCATTTACAAATCTTTGTGCTTGTGCTTGAACTCTTGGGTTTTGATGTTTTGCATATGCTGTAAATCTACATCCATCTGGATATAATCCACTATTGTATTTACCAGATAAAACTCCTCCACCAATAGGAGAATAAGGTAATAAAGAGATGTTTTCTCTTCTACATACATTTGCAAGTTCATCTAAAAATCTTGGGTTTAATAAAGAAAAATTGTTTTGTATTGATTGAAATCTTGTAAGATTTTTATGTTTTGATATTTCATTTGCTTTTGTTAATCCATAAGCACTATCATTTGATGTACCAACATATCTTACTTTTCCCTCTTTTACAAGTTCATCAAATGCTTTTAAACTCTCTTCAACAGGTACAACTGTATCTGGCCAATGCATTTGATAAAGGTCAACATAATCAGTATCTAATCTTTTTAAACTTCCTTCAATTGCTCTTTTTATATGAAAAGAATCAATTGCTGTTAGACCATGTCTTGTAGGTGGAACAAACCATCCAGAAGCTGCTCCTGCAACTTTTGTAGCTAAGATTATAGAATCCCTAGGTTTTGTTTTCAACCATTCCCCTACAATCTTCTCTGTTGTACCTTCATATGACGATTTAGGAGGTACTGGATAAATTTCTGCTGTATCAAAAAAGTTTATTCCATTTTCGTATGCTTTATCCAGTATTTGAAAAGCTTCTTCTTTTGTTGTAGTACTACCAAATGTCATAGTTCCTAAACAAATTGAGCTTACTCTTAATCCACTATTTCCAATATATCTAAAATTCATAATATTTTTATCCTTTCATTTGGATTGATTAAGAGTATAACAAAAGGTTTCATAAAATAATATAAGAAATTACATCCAAACTCCTAAATTTAGACTACTCCATAATACATATTTGTTTTTTTAGCATATGAATAATTGTTTTATAAGCCACTATTAAAACAACTGCTGTCAAAACAAATATAAATAAATAAGAAAAGTATTGATAAATATCTTTTTTTGTAACTTCATACATCAAACTTGTTGCAAGTGTGATTGTCGCTAAAGGGAAAGTAAAAGCCCACCAAGATATAAAAAATTTAATTTTTACAAAGTTTTTATACATAAAAAAAAGTAAAAAAGTAAAAAACAATCCTAAATTAAAAAGAACTAATGAAAAAAAATCTATTTGCAATGTCATTTTAAAATAAGCAATTAACCCAACAGATGGAGGAGCAATCAAAATAAATAGTGTTGGCATAAATTTAGGTGCAAATTGTGTATGAAAGATTGTTCGATTTAATATAATTGCAAGCATAATTATCCAGAAAAATATACCAATAGAAAAAAAGAACATCAAATACATATTATCTAAATGAGTTGTTCCTACAACAGGAACTATCAAATTACCAACAATAGGAATAAACCATGCAGGATTTGAGTGTTGAATTTCTAAATTATTATTTATCCAAAACTTTAAAGTGTTGAAAGTAAAAAATATATGTAAAAACATCCCAATATAAAATAGAACATTAGAAACTGCAATTTCATTATGATAAAGTTGTGATACCAACAAAAAAGATATAGAAATTGCTGCAAAAAAGTTTATTCTTATGGGATGAGAAAACTCTTTTTTCACCTCTTCAAAATATAGTATTATTTTCATAAAATATGAAATAATAATTGCAATAAATACAATAGTAGTAACTATTTTAAAAAATAGATAAAAATATGCATGAAAATAAAAAAGCTCACTTGCTTTTTCATAAACAATTGTCAATCCAGAAAGTCCCATAACAATAGCAAACATCATTACAGGGAAAAAAGCCAACCTATTTGAAGGAATAGCTTTTATAGACTCAGTACTCATTGAAAATCCTTCTTAAGAGAAATTAATTTATAATTAGCAATCAAAGGAGTAATACAAATGGCAAAAAAAAGAATAATTGACCTATCTAAACAAAATTTTTCATATGAAGAAAAAAATCAAACAATAAAAATTTTAAATCTAAATCAACAATCTATGAATTTAGAAGTTTCTATTTTTGAAAAAAATGAATTTATCAAAAAAACAACTATTGCCTTTGCTCATATACCCAAAAAGCTAAAAGCAAAAATCAATCCTTTATGCTAAAAGAAATATAATTATAACTTATTAAAATTAATTTTTCTTTTATATATTATAAGTAAAAGTTATATAAGTATATTTTATATATAAAATAGTGAGTGTAGATTTCATTTTAGTGTATTTAAAGACTATAGAATAGGAGTTTATTAAATTTTTTATAATTTATTTTTTATTTCATCAAATATAAAAATAAACTCTTGATATGATACATTTTTATAATTTTTATTTATAATATTTATATATCTTTTTATACAAAAGTACAAACTTACATATAATAAGTATTTTTTTAATTGTCTTAATTTTATATTATTTGAGTAAGAGTTTAAAAAACTATTTATAAGTGCAAAATCAAACTTTTTATCATAAAAACACCAAGAGATAATAACAATAGACAAATCAATATTTTTATCACCAATACAACTATGTGCAAAATCAAATACCCCATTTAATCTATCATTATAAAAACTTACATTATCAGGAAAGATATCAGCATGAATTAGAGTATTTTTCTCTAAAATCAAATCTTTTACTATTTCATATCTTGATAAAAACTCTTTTTTTATATTTGTGTCATTTTTAAAATCAATTGAGTCTATTAACTCTTCTAAATTAAAATCTTTATTTATTTGTAAATTTGTATTTATTGAGTGTAAATTTCTCAAAAATATTCCAATTTGAGAAATATGCTCTTTTTTTATACTATTTATGTGAGTTGCATTTTTATAAGAAAATAGTACAATGGGTTTAGAGTATCCAAGAAAAAAAGATAAAACTTTTGGTACATCTAAATTACTTATATGATTTAAAATATCTATCTCTTCTAATACTTCTTTCATAGAGCTATTTTCATAAAGTTTTAATATATATTTTTTACTGTTTTTATCTTTTAGTATGTATACAGTATCAGAAATTCCAGTTTTTGTAGAGTTTAAACAAACAAACTCATAATCTTGAAAAAATGAGTTTATTTGTTCTAGAGTTAAATTTGTTTTTACACCCATATTCAACTATATAAAATCAATAAATAAAGTCATATATTTATCAACTTTATCTTTTTTATAATCAAGTATATTTTCACCTTTATAATTTAGGTTTTCAAAAGTAAAGAAACTACTATTTTTTTCTTTTATAAAAGTAGTATCCATACCTATTTTTGGTCGCATATAAACAGTTGTAAAAGGTACTTTTCTTTTATGTAATGGTCTAATAATAAAACTACTATCACCAACACATAAAGGCTTTTTAACCTTTGCAGAAGCATGAGAAAAAGAAGTAACTCCAGGAATCACTTCACAATCATCATAAATCACACTATTTTGCTCTTTTATAATATCTAGCAAATAATATACTGTACTATAAACTGCACTATCTCCTAAAGTTACAAAAGATAGTTTTTCATAAGTTTTAAAAGAGTCTAAAATAATATCAACTTGTCTTTGCCAATCACCTTTTTGAAATTTCATTGGTGTATACATTGGAATAATAGGCTTATCAAATCCAAATTCATCCATCAATTGTTTTACAATCTTATATGTCATTGACCTTGCAAAACTATTATCAGCACTTTTTGTTGGTATACAAATAGCATCACTATCTTTTAATGCCTTTAATGCTTTTAAAGTGATTAGTTCATAATCCCCCGGCCCCAAAGATACCATATATAATTTCATCAATTTTCCTAATATGTCATAGTTTTATGACTAATTCCAAGCATTTTAAATGATTCTTTAATATTTTTAATTAAAATCTCTTGTGTTTTTGGTAATTCTAATAAATTGAAACTTTCACTTTGTGTTAAAGATTCAACAATTGAAGATTCAAACATATCTTCTAAATCCTCTTTTATTTCAAACATATCTTTTATATAGTGATTTCCACTTACAAGTAATAAAGGAATAACTTGAACTTTTTTAAAGCCTTTAGCTTTAATCTTTTGTTTCATTGCCTCATTTACTGCAAAATATGGGAAAGCACCTTCTAATGAACATGAAAAATTTCTTTCATCTAACATCTCTAAAAGAGAACTTGTATAATTAATAGAATCAATTCCTACTGTATTTAACTTAGGAGTTCCATGAATTATATATAAATTTGCAGTATCTTCTTTAGATACTTGCTCATTTAACTCTTTTAGATATGCTGTTGTATCTTTTGTTGTTGTCAAAATTGCATTTGTAATACCAATATTTGCCATTGAAAAATATTTGAATCCATCTACAATTTTCTTTAAAAACTCATGTTCATCAGTTGGATAAATATTTACAGATACTACAACTACGTGCTTATATCCGTGCATATCTACATCAGCTAAAGTTTGTGGTAAGTTTTTATAAATCTCTTTTTTCTTTTTCTTTAAAAGTTTTATAACCATTCTAGAAGAAAAAGAGGTAAATACTTCACAATCTGGGTATTCTTCTTTTACTTTTGCTTCTAAATCAAGATATTTTTGTTGCTCAATTACAGAACCAAAACAAGCAAGAACAATTGCTCTTTTTCTATTATAATGTCTAAATCTTTTCATTATCTTCCAGTATTATATAATCTTGACTCAACATATGAGCTTGATTTTAAAGAGTTTAATGTTTTTGCACCTGCTAAAACAGCTAAATCAATTAATGGCTCTAAAATAATAACACTCATATAAGCAGCCCCAAAACTAAGTACAGAAGCTATATTTTCAACTGCAAAACCTTGACCATAAAATGCCCAAAATGCAACCCATGTAACAATTCCACCTTGATACATTGTAGATAATTTTAAAGCATCAATATATTTAATATCTTTATATGCAATATCTTTTGGAATAATTCTTGAAGCCACATAACTCATAGCAAATAAAGGCATAAGAATTGTTGTAACATTCATTCCATATTGAGGTAAATCAAATGGTGCGAAAAACAGACCTTGAATTAATAGCCCAAAAGCTAAACCTAAAGCAGCAGGAGCAATTCCAAAAATTAAAAATAGAGTTGAACCTAAAATCAAGTGAACTTCAGAAACTCCAATTGGATGATGAGGAAAAACTTGAAAAAATACAAATACTAACATCGTAGTAAATAGACTTTTTACTGCAAATGGTAAAATACCACTTTTTTTAATATTATCTAATGCAAACTTCGCTGCAAATCCAAATGAAACTGCAGCAGTCCCATAACTTAATACAATTTTTGCACCTTGAACAATTCCTGGTTCTATATGCATTGTCAATCCTTTTTGATAAATTTAAATTTTTTAATTATTTTTATTTTTAATTTAATTAATATGATAATAAAAGTAAGATTTCTAAAGTTTTTGGAGGATCTAAAGAGCTTATTTTGTTTTCATAAGCTTTTTTGTGGTATAAATTATTATTAGTTTCTACATTACATAACTTTTTTATTGTCGAGTACATCGCAATTATTGACAATTTAAAGTACTGTTTTTTATACCCTCTAAGATTTTTCATAGTTAAATTATAGCTAAAAAAAATTATAAAGAGGTGAGATGAACGCATTTATTGTATCTGCAATTGCATCCAATCAAGGTAAAACTGTTTTAACAACTGCTCTACTGCACTATTTTAAAAAAAGTGTTAGACCTTTTAAAGCTGGACCTGATTATATTGACCCACAATTTCATAAAATCATTTGTAACACTGAATCTATAAATCTTGATACATTTATTATGAATAAAGAACAAGTAAAATGGATTTTTAATAATTATAGTGATAAACAAACTTCAATAGTTGAAGGGGTAATGGGTTTTTATGATGGAATGGATAAAGGATGTTCAGCTTATGATATTGGGAAACTTTTAAAAATACCTACAATTTTACTACTTGATGCAAGTGGTTCTTACATTACAATTAGTGCTGTTTTAAAAGGTTTAAAAACTTATAAAAGTGATAATACAATAAAAGCAATTGTATTAAATAATGTTTCTTCAACAATGCACTTTGAACTAATAAAAAAACAAATTTTAAATGATTTTGATGATATAGAAGTTCTAGGTTGGATAAAAAAAGGTTTAGAAACATTAAGTAATACTCACTTAGGATTAGATTTAAAAAATGCACAAAAACAGACTTTAGAAAATATCTCAAATGAAGTCTTACAAAACATTGATATAGAAAAATTAAAAAATATAACTTCTTATAATAAGGAAGAAAATAATAATTATCCATTTGATAAAATCACAAAAATAAATAAAAAAGCATCTATTGTTAAAGATGATAATTTTTCATTTTTGTACTATGATAACTTAAAAGTTTTAGAAGAGTTATTTGAAGAAGTGGAAATTATTAACCCTATTAAAGATGAACAAATAAGTAAAAATTCTGATTTTGTATATATTTTAGGTGGTTATATAGAAACAGATAAAGCATATAAAAAAATAAAAAATTCGAATAAATTTAAAGAGTCTTTATTAGAACATGTTAAACAAAAAAGGTACGTTTATGGTGAATGTGCTGGTTTACTATTTTTATCAAATAGTGTGGATGATAAAAAAATGATGGGTATTTTAAATGCAGATTTCACACTTACAAACAAAAGAGTTAGACTTGGATATTATTATTGTACCAATGGAATAAAAGGTCATGCTTTTCATTATACAAAACCACTTAATACAGAAAATGCAATTGACATTTTAAGTAAAAAAGAGAATTCAAAAGGAGAATTAGCAGCTTGGAAAAATGAGAATGTTTATGGGACATATTTACATACAATGTTTAGAAATAATTTAAAAATATTAAAGGATTACTTTGGAATTTAAAATAGAACAACCACCAATAAATATAGGCGCAGATATTTCAGTTCGTTCATTTGAGATGATAAATGAAGAGTTAAAAGAGTATGAGAAGATAAATGAATTTGATGAAGAACAAAAAGAGGTAATAAGTAGACTTATTCATACAACAACTTGTTTTGATGAAGTTTTAAATAATATTTACTTTTCAAAAGATGCAATCACAAAAGTTCAAAACCTTTTATTAAATAAAGCAAAAATCATAGTTGATGTAAATATGATTAAAGTTGGACTTAGTGATTTTTATTTAAAAAAATATGAAAATGAAGTTATTTGTTATATTAATGAGCCTTTTACTTATGAAATGGCAGAAAAAAACAAAACAACTAGAAGTTATGCAGCAGTAGTTGAAGCAATCAAAAGACATAAAGATGAGCCACTTGTGTTAGCTTGTGGAAATGCTCCAACTTTTATATATGCAGCAATAAATACTTTAATTGAACAAAAAGTTGATTTAAATAATGTTGCTTTACTACTATTTCCAGTTGGATTTGTTAATGTAGTTGAGTCAAAAGCTTATGGAAGAAAGTTTTGTGATACATTTGATGTTGCAGGAATTATTATGGAAGGTAGATTTGGAAGCTCAACTATGACAGTTGCTACACTACATGCAATATATAAACTAATAAAAGATTATGACAAGGATGAAAAATATAATGGAAAATAAGGATGGAAAGCTATATAACACTATGGGAAGTGTTGTAGCTGAAGGGTTTACTTGTAAACCAAAACATTTTGATGCAAATAAACCAATAATGCACTTAAAAACACAACTTTTTGTATGTACTGATGAAAGATGTGGAAAAGCACACAAAGACAAAGATATTGCTGCAACTTTAAGAGAAGCAATAAAAGAAGTTAATCTATCTAAAGGTGAAGATAGAATTAAAGTAGTAAGAACAGGATGTTTTGGTGCATGTAGATTTAGAAGTGTTGCAAATATCTATGAAAATACAAAAGTAAATGGAAACTCAGGAAATAATGGAGTTTGGCTTAAAAATGTGCATAGATATGATAAAGACAAATGGAAAAGATTGTTTATTGCATTAAAAGATAATGTAAGTATTGACTCTTTAGATGAGTTTGAACAAGTACCAATGAGTGACCCAAGTTTTTATAAATAATGGAAAAAAAAGAGTTAAGAAAAGGCTATACAACAGGTACACATACTGTTGCATCTTTTAGAAGTTGTTTAGATACGCTTTTAGTTACAAATGAAGCATCTATTACAAAAACAAATAAAATAGATAATGATGACTTGGATGTTACAAAAGGTTGTGAGATAGTTGTAAGCTTAGACTTTTCAAGTAAAGATTTCTTGCTAAACCCTACTTTTCAAAAAGCACACTATTTTGAAAGTGGAACAAACAGTTTAGAAATATTTGCAGGTTTGGGAGTTGGAGTTGTAACTAAAAAAGGACTAAAAATCCAACCACCCTACCCAGCAATTAATCCTGCACCATTAAATGCAATAAAAGAGTATTTTGAGATAAAGACAAAAGATATGAATAATTTGCATTTAAAATGTTGTGTAAGTGTTACAAATGGTCAAGAAATAGCAAAACAAACAGCAAATTCAAAAGTTGGTGTTTTAGAAGGTATTTCAATACTTGGAACAACAGGAATTGTA harbors:
- a CDS encoding aldo/keto reductase translates to MNFRYIGNSGLRVSSICLGTMTFGSTTTKEEAFQILDKAYENGINFFDTAEIYPVPPKSSYEGTTEKIVGEWLKTKPRDSIILATKVAGAASGWFVPPTRHGLTAIDSFHIKRAIEGSLKRLDTDYVDLYQMHWPDTVVPVEESLKAFDELVKEGKVRYVGTSNDSAYGLTKANEISKHKNLTRFQSIQNNFSLLNPRFLDELANVCRRENISLLPYSPIGGGVLSGKYNSGLYPDGCRFTAYAKHQNPRVQAQAQRFVNDKTVEATKRYVQLAKEYGISPVTLAVAYSKHFDFVASTIIGARKLEQLDESLKASNFEISKELFSKIEEIQKDILYPMG
- a CDS encoding phosphotransferase, yielding MGVKTNLTLEQINSFFQDYEFVCLNSTKTGISDTVYILKDKNSKKYILKLYENSSMKEVLEEIDILNHISNLDVPKVLSFFLGYSKPIVLFSYKNATHINSIKKEHISQIGIFLRNLHSINTNLQINKDFNLEELIDSIDFKNDTNIKKEFLSRYEIVKDLILEKNTLIHADIFPDNVSFYNDRLNGVFDFAHSCIGDKNIDLSIVIISWCFYDKKFDFALINSFLNSYSNNIKLRQLKKYLLYVSLYFCIKRYINIINKNYKNVSYQEFIFIFDEIKNKL
- a CDS encoding cobyrinate a,c-diamide synthase, yielding MNAFIVSAIASNQGKTVLTTALLHYFKKSVRPFKAGPDYIDPQFHKIICNTESINLDTFIMNKEQVKWIFNNYSDKQTSIVEGVMGFYDGMDKGCSAYDIGKLLKIPTILLLDASGSYITISAVLKGLKTYKSDNTIKAIVLNNVSSTMHFELIKKQILNDFDDIEVLGWIKKGLETLSNTHLGLDLKNAQKQTLENISNEVLQNIDIEKLKNITSYNKEENNNYPFDKITKINKKASIVKDDNFSFLYYDNLKVLEELFEEVEIINPIKDEQISKNSDFVYILGGYIETDKAYKKIKNSNKFKESLLEHVKQKRYVYGECAGLLFLSNSVDDKKMMGILNADFTLTNKRVRLGYYYCTNGIKGHAFHYTKPLNTENAIDILSKKENSKGELAAWKNENVYGTYLHTMFRNNLKILKDYFGI
- a CDS encoding (2Fe-2S) ferredoxin domain-containing protein; protein product: MENKDGKLYNTMGSVVAEGFTCKPKHFDANKPIMHLKTQLFVCTDERCGKAHKDKDIAATLREAIKEVNLSKGEDRIKVVRTGCFGACRFRSVANIYENTKVNGNSGNNGVWLKNVHRYDKDKWKRLFIALKDNVSIDSLDEFEQVPMSDPSFYK
- a CDS encoding precorrin-8X methylmutase, giving the protein MEFKIEQPPINIGADISVRSFEMINEELKEYEKINEFDEEQKEVISRLIHTTTCFDEVLNNIYFSKDAITKVQNLLLNKAKIIVDVNMIKVGLSDFYLKKYENEVICYINEPFTYEMAEKNKTTRSYAAVVEAIKRHKDEPLVLACGNAPTFIYAAINTLIEQKVDLNNVALLLFPVGFVNVVESKAYGRKFCDTFDVAGIIMEGRFGSSTMTVATLHAIYKLIKDYDKDEKYNGK
- a CDS encoding malate dehydrogenase, with the translated sequence MAKKRIIDLSKQNFSYEEKNQTIKILNLNQQSMNLEVSIFEKNEFIKKTTIAFAHIPKKLKAKINPLC
- a CDS encoding sirohydrochlorin cobaltochelatase is translated as MKRFRHYNRKRAIVLACFGSVIEQQKYLDLEAKVKEEYPDCEVFTSFSSRMVIKLLKKKKKEIYKNLPQTLADVDMHGYKHVVVVSVNIYPTDEHEFLKKIVDGFKYFSMANIGITNAILTTTKDTTAYLKELNEQVSKEDTANLYIIHGTPKLNTVGIDSINYTSSLLEMLDERNFSCSLEGAFPYFAVNEAMKQKIKAKGFKKVQVIPLLLVSGNHYIKDMFEIKEDLEDMFESSIVESLTQSESFNLLELPKTQEILIKNIKESFKMLGISHKTMTY
- a CDS encoding precorrin-2 C(20)-methyltransferase, encoding MKLYMVSLGPGDYELITLKALKALKDSDAICIPTKSADNSFARSMTYKIVKQLMDEFGFDKPIIPMYTPMKFQKGDWQRQVDIILDSFKTYEKLSFVTLGDSAVYSTVYYLLDIIKEQNSVIYDDCEVIPGVTSFSHASAKVKKPLCVGDSSFIIRPLHKRKVPFTTVYMRPKIGMDTTFIKEKNSSFFTFENLNYKGENILDYKKDKVDKYMTLFIDFI
- a CDS encoding energy-coupling factor ABC transporter permease, coding for MHIEPGIVQGAKIVLSYGTAAVSFGFAAKFALDNIKKSGILPFAVKSLFTTMLVFVFFQVFPHHPIGVSEVHLILGSTLFLIFGIAPAALGLAFGLLIQGLFFAPFDLPQYGMNVTTILMPLFAMSYVASRIIPKDIAYKDIKYIDALKLSTMYQGGIVTWVAFWAFYGQGFAVENIASVLSFGAAYMSVIILEPLIDLAVLAGAKTLNSLKSSSYVESRLYNTGR
- a CDS encoding SLAC1 anion channel family protein — encoded protein: MSTESIKAIPSNRLAFFPVMMFAIVMGLSGLTIVYEKASELFYFHAYFYLFFKIVTTIVFIAIIISYFMKIILYFEEVKKEFSHPIRINFFAAISISFLLVSQLYHNEIAVSNVLFYIGMFLHIFFTFNTLKFWINNNLEIQHSNPAWFIPIVGNLIVPVVGTTHLDNMYLMFFFSIGIFFWIIMLAIILNRTIFHTQFAPKFMPTLFILIAPPSVGLIAYFKMTLQIDFFSLVLFNLGLFFTFLLFFMYKNFVKIKFFISWWAFTFPLATITLATSLMYEVTKKDIYQYFSYLFIFVLTAVVLIVAYKTIIHMLKKQICIME
- a CDS encoding sensor histidine kinase encodes the protein MSRIATENKLIKIIKYVMPIATIIISLIFTTFIVFSNIDEFKKESKNLKKNYIINQKQLVKSEVLKVYNELDQEHKKVKEFIKKDIKDRVNEAYRISMNIYKEHYKRESKKEIIKLIKDSLRTIKFNNNRGYFIINDLDGNAILYPPKRGVEGKNFINAKDNKGFYFIREIIREVKEKSEGYIEFNWKIPFRHDDKFYKKTVYFKEVKPLGIYIATGEYISEYEKSVKKKLISRLQNLRYGVNKFVFMIDYDGNYLSHLKNEYVGKNRITLKDENGFYITKEIINTAKKGEGFVSYVSTVMPETNLPASKTSFVKGFDKWNIAIASGFYNQKIDYMIEEKKQELDEKNRKYIYKMLSFSLLIAFILFAISLYVSTYLEKYFLKYRRKIYKEVEKNKKKDILLAYQSKMVAMGEMMENIAHQWRQPLSIITTCASGMQLNKQLGLLTDESQDKSIEIILSNANHLSQTIDDFRDFLNSKKDKKEFHLQNVYKKTLKIISSKLESNNVKLSTHIEEVIISGYENELIQVLMNLFNNSLDAFKINNIENRQINLKIYKSTNFAYFDYMDNAGGIKQEYLNKIFEPYFTTKHQYNGTGIGLYMSQQIITKHFNADIEAKNIIRNTKRVGVRFTIKIPFK